The genomic DNA TTTGCTTGGGGAATTGCACAATCTGCCATTGCAGCCGTGCTTTTATATACTGGTGGACTGCAGGCATTGCAAAACGCACTGATTTCTGCCGCCTTCCCTTTTTCATTCATCATGTTACTGATGGTCTATTCCCTCTACCGAGCATTGAGAAAGGATAAGGCAGAACTTGAGAAAACAGGTGATCATCAGGAAAATTATGAAGAAAAAATATCTTAGCAGAAAACGAGCGTGTAACCGAATATGGTTACACGCTCGAGTACTTTTGTACTTACAATCAATCAAACTCACGTAGACTAGGAACTTTAAAAAAGGCGATAACAGATAGTATGACGATCAACGCTCCGCCGATGACCATGATGTTCGTAATATCAGCTCCTAGAGACAAAAAGAGAGATGTTAATGCAAAGGAAACCGGAACCAGCCCCATTGACGCCATCGATAATAAACTCATGACACGGCCGATCATCTCTTCTTTTACAATCGATTGGATCGCTGCAATGACAGGGATGTTGATAACAGAGAATGTCGTTCCAAGAAACGCAATCAAAAGTAAGCTTTGCCATAGTTCATTTGTGAAACTGAACAGACAGAAAAATAACCCATTGATTCCCATCGCACAAATGACAAGCAGACCTCTACGTTTCTGGAGGTTTAAAATACCGACCAGAATCGAACCTAACAACATACCTCCAGCTAGCGTTCCTTCAAGATAGCTGAAAGTCAAAGAGTTTCCATCCAATACCCCTTTGACAAACAACGGCATTCCCATTTGAAGCGGACCTACCATGAAGAGATTGATGAATACGGCAAACAAAATCAAAGATACAAGAAACGCAGACTGTTTTACATACAGGATTCCCTCTTTGATAGAGGTCCATAATTCTGAACCATTCTCTGTTGATGATGCTTTTGTTTTCCTCTTCGTCATCCTGATCAATAGAATCGCAATACTCGCGATAAGTAACAATCCCGCTGTCACGGAAAATGCGAGTACATAGCTCCCTAAAGCGATAACGGCACCAGCTAACATCGGTCCTAAAATAAAAGAGGATTGATTGGTTATTTGGATGATTGAGTTTGCTCTCGTCAGTTGTTTCTTCTCTACAATTGAAGGGAGAAGTCCGCCATTCGCCGGCCAGAAGAACGCATCCAAGATACCGAAAACCAAAGCGAATAAGACGAAGGACCAAATCGTGACGGTACCGAACAAAAGCCAAAACACAAGAGCAACTGCTACACCAGCACGTAGGATATCCGATAAAAACATGATGACATTCTTGTTGAAGCGATCGGCAACTGCCCCTCCAATCACCATGAACAATACCCGGGGGACACTCGACGCGATGAAAACAAGTCCTAATGAAGCTTCAAGCCCCATTACTTCTACGACATACCAAGACTCTGAAAACAGGAAAATAGCAAGACCGAAGCTTGAACAAAGTCCAGCCAACCATAAGTACAAAAAATTCCGATTCCGCCAAATAGCGGGGGAAAACTCATCCTTCTGCT from Pseudalkalibacillus sp. SCS-8 includes the following:
- a CDS encoding MFS transporter, giving the protein MEAVVEQQKDEFSPAIWRNRNFLYLWLAGLCSSFGLAIFLFSESWYVVEVMGLEASLGLVFIASSVPRVLFMVIGGAVADRFNKNVIMFLSDILRAGVAVALVFWLLFGTVTIWSFVLFALVFGILDAFFWPANGGLLPSIVEKKQLTRANSIIQITNQSSFILGPMLAGAVIALGSYVLAFSVTAGLLLIASIAILLIRMTKRKTKASSTENGSELWTSIKEGILYVKQSAFLVSLILFAVFINLFMVGPLQMGMPLFVKGVLDGNSLTFSYLEGTLAGGMLLGSILVGILNLQKRRGLLVICAMGINGLFFCLFSFTNELWQSLLLIAFLGTTFSVINIPVIAAIQSIVKEEMIGRVMSLLSMASMGLVPVSFALTSLFLSLGADITNIMVIGGALIVILSVIAFFKVPSLREFD